In the genome of Tannockella kyphosi, one region contains:
- a CDS encoding GIY-YIG nuclease family protein, translating to MNYVYIVLCNDGTYYTGWTNDLEKRIETHNLGKGAKYTRARTPVVLVYHEVFLTKKEAMSREYRLKKMTRKQKEALFL from the coding sequence ATGAACTACGTATATATCGTATTATGCAATGATGGGACATACTATACAGGTTGGACGAATGATTTGGAAAAACGTATAGAAACGCATAACCTTGGTAAAGGTGCAAAGTATACTCGTGCAAGGACACCTGTTGTTTTAGTTTACCATGAAGTTTTTCTTACGAAAAAAGAGGCAATGTCTAGGGAATATAGATTGAAAAAGATGACTCGTAAACAAAAGGAAGCTTTGTTTTTATAA
- a CDS encoding glucose-6-phosphate isomerase, which yields MITIDLQHAKLSEEMSSYKETVKDIHHMIHNKTGKGNDFLGWVALPENYDKEEVALIKKTAAMLQEEVDVLLVCGIGGSYLGARAAIDALNGLFPTNKVEIIYVGNTFSSTYLAQVVDYLEDKEFAINVISKSGTTTETSIAFRVFKELAETRYGKEKAQRRIVATTDKARGALKTLATNEGYTTFVVPDDVGGRYSVLTGVGLFPIAMAGIDIEEMLGGAKEAMDLYNNEDLETNVAYQYGVARQMLHKAGYPAEMFVTYESQFTMVAEWWKQLFGESEGKESKGILPTSATFSTDLHSLGQFIQDGSKVVFETILQVATPAKDLTVPSDKDDLDNLNYLAGKSVDWVNKKACEGTIEAHVVTGNVPNILLSLDKMDAKGFGFMVYFFEKACAMSVYMLEVNPFDQPGVEVYKANMFKLLGKPGAK from the coding sequence ATGATTACTATCGATTTACAACATGCAAAACTTAGTGAAGAAATGTCTTCTTATAAAGAAACCGTAAAAGACATCCATCACATGATTCACAACAAAACTGGTAAAGGAAATGACTTCTTAGGTTGGGTTGCATTACCAGAAAATTATGATAAAGAAGAAGTAGCTTTAATTAAGAAAACTGCAGCTATGTTACAAGAAGAAGTAGATGTTTTATTAGTTTGTGGTATTGGGGGATCTTATTTAGGAGCACGTGCTGCTATTGATGCCCTAAATGGTTTATTCCCAACAAATAAAGTAGAAATAATTTATGTAGGAAATACTTTTTCTTCAACTTACTTAGCACAAGTTGTTGATTATTTAGAAGATAAAGAGTTTGCTATTAATGTAATTTCAAAATCAGGAACAACAACAGAAACATCAATTGCTTTTAGAGTATTTAAAGAATTAGCTGAAACTAGATATGGTAAAGAAAAAGCACAAAGAAGAATTGTAGCTACTACAGATAAAGCAAGAGGTGCCCTAAAAACACTTGCAACAAATGAAGGATATACTACTTTTGTAGTACCTGATGATGTTGGTGGGCGTTATTCTGTATTAACTGGTGTTGGTTTATTCCCAATTGCTATGGCTGGTATTGACATTGAAGAAATGTTAGGTGGAGCAAAAGAAGCAATGGATTTATATAACAATGAAGACTTAGAAACAAATGTTGCTTACCAATATGGTGTAGCAAGACAAATGTTACATAAAGCTGGATATCCTGCAGAAATGTTTGTTACTTATGAATCACAATTCACAATGGTTGCAGAATGGTGGAAACAATTATTTGGAGAATCAGAAGGAAAAGAAAGCAAAGGTATATTACCTACAAGTGCTACTTTCTCTACAGATCTTCACTCTTTAGGTCAATTTATCCAAGACGGTTCTAAAGTAGTATTTGAAACAATTTTACAAGTTGCAACTCCTGCTAAAGACTTAACTGTTCCTAGTGATAAAGATGATTTAGATAACCTAAACTACTTAGCTGGTAAATCAGTAGATTGGGTAAATAAAAAAGCATGTGAAGGAACAATTGAAGCTCATGTAGTAACTGGGAATGTTCCAAACATCTTATTATCTTTAGATAAAATGGATGCAAAAGGATTTGGATTCATGGTTTATTTCTTTGAAAAAGCATGTGCTATGTCCGTATATATGTTAGAAGTAAATCCATTTGATCAACCTGGTGTTGAAGTTTATAAAGCAAATATGTTTAAATTATTAGGGAAACCTGGTGCAAAATAA
- the sufB gene encoding Fe-S cluster assembly protein SufB, protein MSDIKNTIPSDEYAYGFNDGDVSVYKTSVGLNEDIVREISKIKKEPEWMLEFRLKAFRHFEKTPMPTWGVDLSFLNFDDYTYYIKPSDKQEQSWDEVPEKIKDTFDKLGIPEAEQKFLAGVSTQYESEVVYHNMLQEVEDKGVIFLDTDSALREHPEIFKKYFNSVIAYSDNKFSALNGAVWSGGSFIYVPPGVVLDKPLQSYFRINSEQMGQFERTLIIVDEGASVHYVEGCTAPTYSKDSLHAAVVEIVVLDGGSCRYSTVQNWSTNILNLVTKRAICKKNASMEWIDGNIGSAITMKYPACVLAGEGAKGTCITIAVAGVNQIIDSGAKMIHAARNTSSNIISKSVARNGGKVDYRGLVKHLPGAYNAKSKVECDTLILDRESSSDTIPVNHVLNNDSLIEHEATVSKISEDQLFYLMSRGLSKKEATEMIVMGFIEPFSRELPMEYAVELNQLIKLDFGDQGIG, encoded by the coding sequence ATGTCAGATATAAAAAATACCATTCCTAGCGATGAATATGCTTATGGTTTTAATGATGGAGATGTTTCTGTTTATAAAACAAGCGTAGGTTTAAATGAAGATATTGTTCGTGAAATATCAAAAATAAAAAAAGAACCAGAATGGATGTTAGAGTTTCGTTTAAAAGCTTTCCGTCATTTTGAAAAAACACCAATGCCTACATGGGGTGTTGATTTGTCTTTTTTAAATTTTGATGATTATACTTATTACATTAAACCAAGTGATAAACAAGAACAATCATGGGATGAAGTACCAGAAAAAATTAAAGATACATTTGATAAACTTGGTATTCCTGAAGCAGAACAAAAGTTCTTAGCAGGAGTTAGTACGCAATATGAATCAGAAGTAGTTTATCATAACATGTTACAAGAAGTGGAAGATAAAGGAGTTATTTTCTTAGATACAGATAGTGCTTTAAGAGAACATCCAGAAATATTTAAAAAATATTTTAATAGTGTCATTGCTTATAGTGATAATAAGTTTTCTGCATTAAATGGAGCTGTTTGGTCAGGAGGGTCATTTATTTATGTTCCTCCAGGTGTTGTATTGGATAAACCATTACAGTCTTATTTCCGTATCAATTCTGAACAAATGGGACAATTTGAAAGAACTTTAATTATTGTAGATGAGGGTGCAAGTGTACATTATGTAGAAGGATGTACTGCTCCTACTTATTCAAAAGATTCTTTGCATGCTGCAGTAGTAGAAATAGTTGTATTAGATGGTGGTAGTTGTCGTTATTCAACTGTCCAAAACTGGTCTACTAATATTTTAAATCTTGTAACAAAAAGAGCGATTTGTAAGAAAAATGCATCCATGGAATGGATTGATGGAAATATAGGTAGTGCCATAACAATGAAGTATCCTGCTTGTGTATTAGCTGGTGAGGGTGCCAAAGGAACATGTATTACCATTGCTGTAGCAGGAGTCAATCAAATTATTGATTCTGGTGCTAAAATGATTCATGCTGCTAGAAATACTTCTAGTAATATTATTTCTAAATCAGTAGCTAGAAATGGTGGAAAAGTAGATTACCGAGGGTTAGTAAAACATTTACCTGGAGCATATAATGCAAAGAGTAAAGTAGAATGTGATACATTGATTTTAGATCGTGAATCTTCTAGTGATACGATTCCAGTTAATCATGTCCTTAATAATGATTCATTAATTGAACATGAAGCAACGGTATCAAAAATATCAGAAGATCAATTATTCTATTTGATGTCTCGTGGTTTATCGAAAAAAGAAGCAACAGAAATGATTGTGATGGGATTCATTGAACCATTCTCAAGAGAATTACCAATGGAATACGCAGTAGAATTAAATCAATTAATTAAGTTAGACTTTGGAGACCAAGGAATTGGATAA
- a CDS encoding sporulation protein YunB, translating to MKKLLFCFVLVFLCFFSFSFLIASKTDDIAEYEIKRFCQLVVNATASNYTMEGIVSSNEDTISIDMLQASNIASQIVSEMEEVFFLIEDGTYQKNDNLYQSRLKEMNDQGGVIATIPLGSFLDNAFFMNIGPSIHLKYITMTYLTSEVIKEVESYGINHMMIVIILKVTIHLKVATLSIMDEFTKVIEYPLVMEIIQGEIPQWYQN from the coding sequence ATGAAAAAATTACTATTTTGTTTTGTCCTTGTTTTTTTATGTTTTTTTTCTTTTAGTTTTTTAATAGCTAGTAAAACAGATGATATTGCAGAATATGAAATAAAAAGATTTTGTCAATTAGTAGTTAATGCAACAGCATCTAATTACACAATGGAAGGGATCGTATCTTCTAATGAAGATACGATTAGTATTGATATGTTACAAGCAAGCAATATTGCTTCACAAATAGTTTCAGAAATGGAAGAAGTATTCTTTTTAATTGAAGATGGGACATATCAAAAAAATGATAATTTATATCAATCTAGATTAAAAGAAATGAATGATCAAGGTGGAGTAATTGCAACTATTCCTTTAGGTTCTTTTTTAGATAACGCTTTTTTTATGAATATAGGGCCATCTATCCACCTAAAATATATTACGATGACTTATCTTACTAGTGAAGTAATAAAAGAAGTAGAGTCTTATGGTATTAATCATATGATGATCGTTATTATACTAAAGGTTACGATTCATTTAAAAGTAGCAACCTTGTCTATTATGGATGAATTTACAAAAGTAATAGAATATCCATTGGTAATGGAAATAATACAAGGAGAGATTCCTCAATGGTATCAAAATTAG
- the metK gene encoding methionine adenosyltransferase produces the protein MKEKVLFTSESVSIGHPDKICDQISDAILDECFKQDPNSRVACEVFITTNYVVIGGEITTNAIVNYEQVARDVLKEIGYDDQDKGIDYRTCKVEVVLDSQSVDIALGTNDNVGGAGDQGIMFGYACKETKGYMPLAISIAHHLVRVATNKRLSGEFKHARPDMKAQVTIDYSEATPKIDTVLMSVQHDGDFDEAKFHSFIKEQVMDEVVSKYGFDTNYKALINPTGRFVIGGPHGDTGLTGRKIIVDTYGGSARHGGGAFSGKDPSKVDRSGAYMMRYIAKNLVAANLCEQVELQVSYAIGVKEPTSIFLETYGSEKVEKDVILKAIRENFDLTPSGIIDTLQLRQPIYKATAAYGHFGRSDVELPWEKLDKVEVLAKYL, from the coding sequence ATGAAAGAGAAAGTTTTATTTACATCAGAATCAGTATCAATTGGTCATCCTGATAAAATTTGTGATCAAATATCAGATGCTATTTTAGATGAATGTTTTAAACAAGATCCTAACTCAAGAGTGGCTTGTGAAGTATTTATAACTACTAATTATGTTGTTATTGGTGGTGAAATTACTACGAATGCGATTGTGAATTATGAACAAGTAGCAAGAGATGTATTAAAAGAAATTGGGTATGATGACCAAGATAAAGGAATTGATTATCGAACATGTAAAGTGGAAGTTGTATTAGATAGTCAATCTGTGGATATTGCGTTAGGTACCAATGATAATGTAGGTGGTGCTGGAGACCAAGGAATTATGTTTGGTTATGCATGCAAAGAAACAAAAGGATATATGCCTTTGGCTATTTCTATTGCTCATCATTTAGTAAGAGTTGCAACAAACAAACGTTTGTCTGGTGAATTCAAACATGCTAGACCAGATATGAAAGCCCAAGTAACGATTGATTATAGTGAAGCTACTCCTAAGATTGATACTGTATTAATGTCAGTACAACATGATGGAGATTTTGATGAAGCAAAATTCCATTCTTTTATTAAAGAACAAGTAATGGATGAAGTTGTATCTAAGTATGGTTTTGATACAAATTACAAAGCTTTAATTAATCCAACTGGACGCTTTGTGATTGGTGGTCCTCATGGAGATACAGGTTTGACAGGACGTAAAATTATTGTTGATACATATGGTGGAAGTGCTCGTCATGGTGGTGGGGCTTTTAGTGGCAAAGATCCTTCTAAAGTAGACCGTTCTGGGGCTTATATGATGCGTTATATTGCTAAGAATTTAGTAGCAGCAAATTTATGTGAACAAGTAGAATTACAAGTTTCTTATGCAATTGGTGTAAAAGAACCTACTTCTATTTTCTTAGAAACTTATGGTAGTGAGAAAGTAGAAAAAGATGTTATTTTAAAAGCAATTCGTGAGAATTTTGATTTAACACCTTCAGGGATTATTGATACGTTACAATTGCGTCAACCTATCTATAAAGCAACTGCTGCTTATGGACATTTTGGACGTAGTGATGTGGAATTACCTTGGGAAAAGTTAGACAAAGTAGAAGTACTTGCAAAGTATTTATAA
- a CDS encoding S1 RNA-binding domain-containing protein, producing MSSQGVNILKIQRGDIIDVKITGVQPYGAFASLPDNSTGLIHISEISEKFVKSIESFVAVGDVVKVKVLDFDNATSHAKLSLKAIDKTYRRREKRVYYKNPRRFIVETPNGFAPLQQALPSWLEKGVIEEE from the coding sequence ATGTCCTCGCAAGGGGTGAATATATTGAAAATACAACGAGGTGACATTATTGATGTCAAAATAACAGGTGTCCAACCTTATGGTGCTTTTGCATCACTACCTGATAATAGTACGGGATTAATTCATATCTCAGAAATTTCAGAAAAATTTGTAAAAAGTATCGAAAGCTTCGTCGCAGTGGGAGATGTCGTAAAGGTAAAAGTATTAGACTTTGATAACGCTACAAGCCATGCAAAGCTAAGCCTAAAGGCAATTGATAAAACATATCGACGTAGAGAAAAACGAGTTTATTACAAAAATCCTAGAAGATTTATTGTAGAAACACCTAATGGATTCGCACCCTTACAACAAGCATTACCATCATGGTTAGAAAAAGGCGTAATAGAGGAGGAATAA
- a CDS encoding TIGR01212 family radical SAM protein (This family includes YhcC from E. coli K-12, an uncharacterized radical SAM protein.), whose protein sequence is MFPYSTDNKRYHTFNYHLKQKYHHKVAKVSLNADFTCPNKDGTKGYGGCIFCSSSGSGDFAGNPNESLDSQFNKVSQLMQVKWPNCKYIAYFQANTNTYGPIEKIKQCIEPFLEKQDVVAIAIATRPDCLSDEIVEYLHTVNQKKDIWLELGLQTIHENTATFINRGHTYQEFLDGLALARKYQLNVCVHVMNGLPYETPEMMLETVKVVGQLDIQAIKIHMLYVVENTKLATIYKKDPFDILSRDQFINLVVEQLAYLPENIIIERLTGDGKIDDLIAPLWSIKKVMILNDIDKLMVQKQYMQGCKLKG, encoded by the coding sequence ATGTTCCCTTATTCAACTGATAACAAGCGTTATCATACTTTTAATTATCATTTAAAACAAAAATATCATCATAAAGTAGCGAAAGTAAGTTTAAACGCTGACTTTACTTGTCCTAATAAAGATGGTACCAAAGGATATGGTGGTTGTATTTTTTGTAGTTCTAGTGGTAGTGGTGACTTTGCCGGAAATCCAAATGAAAGTCTAGATAGCCAATTCAATAAAGTAAGTCAATTAATGCAAGTAAAATGGCCTAATTGTAAATATATTGCTTACTTTCAAGCAAATACGAATACTTATGGTCCAATAGAAAAAATAAAACAATGCATAGAACCTTTCCTAGAAAAACAAGATGTTGTTGCTATTGCTATTGCGACAAGACCAGATTGTTTAAGTGACGAAATTGTAGAATATTTACATACAGTTAACCAGAAAAAAGATATTTGGTTAGAACTAGGGCTTCAAACCATTCATGAAAATACAGCTACCTTTATTAATAGAGGACATACTTATCAAGAATTTCTTGATGGACTAGCATTAGCAAGAAAATATCAACTCAATGTATGCGTTCACGTAATGAATGGTCTTCCTTATGAAACACCTGAAATGATGTTAGAAACAGTAAAAGTAGTAGGTCAATTGGATATCCAAGCTATTAAAATACATATGTTATACGTTGTTGAAAACACAAAACTAGCAACAATATATAAAAAAGATCCCTTTGATATTTTATCAAGAGATCAATTTATTAATCTAGTAGTAGAACAACTAGCATATTTACCTGAAAACATCATCATTGAAAGATTAACAGGTGATGGAAAAATAGATGACTTAATAGCACCATTATGGTCTATTAAAAAAGTAATGATATTAAATGATATTGATAAACTCATGGTTCAAAAACAATATATGCAAGGCTGTAAATTAAAAGGATGA
- a CDS encoding iron-containing alcohol dehydrogenase, whose translation MNFNYYIPTRIVFGKGSLKELKNYNLPGKKALIVTTNGTSVVKYGYLKTVTDQLDDLGIEHHLFNKILPNPIKEHVDEGGEYCKENGIDFVIGLGGGSAIDASKAIAIMATNPGDYWDYVGGGSGKGMPVPNDPLPIVAITTTAGTGTEADPWTVTTKVDTNEKIGFGYDKTFPVLAIVDPEIMVSVPKHLTAYQGFDALFHSSEGYLNTTSYVMSDMYALKAIELIGKSLAKAVAEGTDIDARGDVALANTLAGMVESTSGCTSEHSIAHAISAFHSNFEHGAALIAISKEYYTHMASNPVCEERMITMAKALGKCDATCAMDFVSALVELQVACGVDNIEMSSYGMKKEELNQYVVNARDTMGGLYTVDPFEVTDKAVLEILEKSYK comes from the coding sequence ATGAATTTTAATTATTATATTCCAACAAGAATTGTGTTTGGAAAAGGGAGTTTAAAAGAATTAAAGAATTATAATTTACCAGGGAAAAAAGCATTAATTGTAACTACAAATGGTACTTCTGTTGTTAAATATGGATATTTAAAAACAGTAACTGATCAATTAGATGATTTAGGGATAGAACATCATTTATTTAATAAAATATTACCTAACCCTATTAAAGAACATGTAGATGAAGGTGGAGAATACTGTAAAGAAAATGGTATTGACTTTGTCATTGGATTAGGTGGAGGAAGTGCAATCGATGCTTCTAAAGCAATTGCCATAATGGCCACTAATCCTGGAGATTATTGGGATTATGTAGGTGGTGGTTCTGGAAAAGGGATGCCTGTTCCAAATGATCCATTACCAATTGTTGCGATTACTACAACAGCGGGAACTGGAACAGAAGCAGACCCATGGACTGTTACTACAAAAGTAGATACGAATGAAAAAATAGGGTTTGGTTATGATAAAACATTCCCAGTGCTAGCAATTGTAGATCCTGAAATCATGGTATCAGTACCAAAGCATTTGACTGCTTATCAAGGATTTGATGCATTATTCCATAGTAGCGAAGGATATTTAAATACAACAAGCTATGTGATGAGTGATATGTATGCTTTAAAAGCAATTGAGTTAATTGGAAAATCTTTAGCAAAAGCAGTAGCGGAAGGAACAGATATTGATGCAAGAGGAGATGTTGCCTTAGCTAATACACTAGCAGGAATGGTTGAATCAACTTCTGGATGTACTAGTGAACATAGTATTGCTCATGCAATTAGTGCTTTCCATTCTAACTTTGAACATGGAGCTGCGTTGATAGCGATTAGTAAAGAATATTATACACATATGGCTAGTAATCCAGTTTGTGAAGAAAGAATGATTACAATGGCTAAAGCATTAGGGAAATGCGATGCGACATGTGCAATGGATTTTGTTAGTGCATTAGTTGAATTACAAGTTGCTTGTGGAGTAGATAATATTGAAATGTCATCTTATGGTATGAAAAAAGAAGAATTAAATCAATATGTTGTGAATGCAAGAGATACAATGGGTGGTTTATATACGGTTGATCCTTTTGAAGTAACAGATAAAGCAGTTTTAGAAATATTAGAAAAATCATATAAATAA
- the hpf gene encoding ribosome hibernation-promoting factor, HPF/YfiA family gives MKIIVRGKNIEITDAIEAKVAEKLTKLDKYFIVSDEVEAKVLVRVYPYGQKIEVTIPTEYIMLRAEVVDDDLYNAIDQVIDKLEGQIRKYKTRLSRKSKEHKLALNLSEVADDDQEEEDVLVKVKTINPKPMDMEEAVMQMELIGHSFFVYRDTETEKVSVVYRRFDGEYGLIETE, from the coding sequence ATGAAAATTATTGTAAGAGGAAAAAACATTGAGATCACTGATGCAATCGAAGCGAAAGTAGCTGAAAAGTTAACAAAGTTAGATAAGTATTTTATTGTTAGTGATGAAGTGGAAGCCAAAGTATTAGTTCGTGTGTATCCATACGGACAAAAGATTGAAGTAACAATTCCGACGGAATATATTATGTTACGAGCAGAAGTAGTGGATGATGACTTATACAATGCAATTGATCAAGTTATCGACAAATTAGAGGGACAAATTCGTAAGTACAAAACACGTCTAAGCCGTAAATCTAAAGAACATAAGTTAGCTTTAAACTTATCAGAAGTAGCTGATGACGACCAAGAAGAAGAGGATGTATTAGTAAAAGTAAAAACAATTAATCCAAAACCAATGGATATGGAAGAAGCAGTAATGCAAATGGAATTAATTGGTCACTCATTCTTCGTGTACCGTGATACGGAAACAGAAAAAGTAAGTGTAGTTTATCGTCGTTTTGATGGTGAATATGGTTTAATTGAAACTGAATAA
- a CDS encoding NifU family protein, whose amino-acid sequence MEQVIEDIKKVIDKLRPYLQRDGGDIEFVEFIDGIVYVRMLGACAGCSMLDDTLKDGVEQILMEEIPQVLEVQNIASNTLF is encoded by the coding sequence ATGGAACAAGTAATCGAGGATATTAAAAAGGTAATTGATAAATTAAGACCTTATCTTCAAAGAGATGGGGGAGACATAGAATTTGTTGAATTTATTGATGGTATTGTGTATGTGCGTATGTTAGGAGCATGTGCCGGATGTTCAATGTTGGATGATACTCTAAAAGATGGGGTAGAACAAATTTTAATGGAAGAAATACCACAAGTATTAGAAGTACAAAATATTGCAAGTAATACATTATTTTAA
- a CDS encoding 5-formyltetrahydrofolate cyclo-ligase, with the protein MDKKVIRKKMIKKRQGLSMLEYNDKSCSIITRLRNHPFYKEAKTIGIYVSFNKEVDTYSYLDLLCQEKQVCIPKTKGKEMDFFVYDKNNLEENQYGILETKDSQKIKKENIDLLVIPLVAYHDSGYRVGYGGGYYDRYLKDYKGHTIGLAFEFQKIEEIDFEEFDQKVELVIHENN; encoded by the coding sequence TTGGATAAAAAAGTAATTCGTAAAAAGATGATAAAAAAAAGACAAGGCTTATCAATGTTAGAATATAACGATAAGTCTTGTTCTATTATAACAAGACTGCGTAATCATCCTTTTTATAAAGAAGCAAAAACAATTGGTATTTATGTATCTTTTAATAAAGAAGTAGATACTTACTCTTATTTAGATTTACTTTGCCAAGAAAAACAAGTATGTATTCCTAAAACAAAAGGAAAAGAAATGGATTTTTTTGTTTATGATAAAAATAATTTAGAAGAGAATCAATATGGTATTTTAGAAACAAAAGATAGTCAAAAAATAAAAAAAGAAAATATTGATTTATTGGTTATTCCTTTAGTAGCATATCATGATAGTGGGTATCGAGTTGGATATGGTGGAGGATATTATGATCGTTATTTAAAGGATTATAAGGGGCATACCATTGGATTAGCTTTTGAGTTTCAAAAGATAGAGGAGATAGATTTTGAGGAGTTTGATCAAAAGGTTGAATTAGTGATTCATGAAAATAATTAG
- the sufU gene encoding Fe-S cluster assembly sulfur transfer protein SufU — MPSLDSTLLRQIIMDHYENPRNHQLVDDQRYLSVNMDSSTCIDNIDIQAYIENKTIKDIRFDGEACAICTASTSIMSELLIGKTIDNAKVIIENFMNMIYEREYDAELLEEGIAFMNTHKQANRIKCATLGWTGVTQILESSQEG, encoded by the coding sequence ATGCCTTCTTTGGATAGTACATTATTAAGACAAATTATCATGGATCATTATGAAAACCCTCGTAATCATCAGTTAGTAGATGATCAAAGATATCTTTCTGTAAATATGGATTCTTCTACTTGTATTGATAATATTGATATTCAAGCATATATTGAAAATAAAACAATCAAAGATATTCGTTTTGATGGAGAAGCTTGTGCAATATGTACAGCTAGTACTTCGATTATGTCGGAATTATTAATTGGTAAAACAATTGATAATGCAAAAGTTATTATTGAAAATTTTATGAATATGATATATGAAAGAGAATATGATGCAGAGTTATTAGAGGAAGGAATTGCTTTTATGAATACCCATAAACAAGCAAACCGAATCAAGTGTGCAACATTAGGTTGGACAGGTGTTACACAAATATTAGAAAGTAGCCAGGAGGGATAA
- a CDS encoding lipopolysaccharide biosynthesis protein: MSREASLAKNTMILALGTFLPRIISLLTTPIITAYTQGDGYGYISLLTTTVLSFVVPLATLQLEQAFFRFLINARNDHEKSVIISSGIFIVFGVMLLVSLGCMILPFIDLTGFWLFLLILYIWIEVFCQIMRFILRSFAMYKEYSFLAAMVVVVNFVILCVCLIVFEIGYMGVLIALTLADIVGICYSTYKTQIFKYIHIKNFEFNQAKEMLFYACPFIPNAVAWYINQMSDQWIITLFLGLTSNGIYIIATKVPAILNLIYPAFNLAWTESATRSVEDSDSDDYYGRMFKVIYCLLSAGTAGLVAISPFLFAFFNQNPELDAGFIYTPILVIGACFSCFAQFFSSIYVALKEGKNMMVTTVTAAFLNVVLNLLFVKKFGIIAAVFATVISNATLAGYRYYDINKRYCALKIPRRMILFTVFVFLLTVVLSLQGVLWINVVNVCISVIFAYVVAGDIVKIMLMSIVKKIKR, encoded by the coding sequence ATGTCTAGAGAAGCTTCTTTAGCTAAAAATACAATGATTTTAGCACTTGGTACATTCTTACCAAGAATTATTAGTTTGTTAACTACACCAATTATTACTGCTTATACACAAGGTGATGGATATGGTTATATTAGCTTATTAACTACAACAGTTTTATCTTTTGTAGTTCCTTTAGCGACACTACAATTAGAACAAGCTTTCTTTCGTTTCTTAATTAATGCAAGAAATGATCATGAAAAGAGTGTTATTATTAGTAGTGGTATTTTTATTGTTTTTGGTGTAATGCTTTTGGTGTCATTAGGTTGTATGATTTTACCTTTTATAGATTTAACAGGATTTTGGTTATTTCTTTTGATTTTATATATTTGGATTGAAGTATTTTGTCAGATTATGAGATTTATTTTACGATCATTTGCAATGTATAAGGAATATTCTTTTTTAGCAGCAATGGTGGTAGTTGTTAATTTTGTTATCTTATGTGTGTGTTTAATTGTATTTGAAATAGGATATATGGGTGTGTTGATTGCGTTAACTTTGGCTGATATAGTTGGAATATGTTATTCAACCTATAAAACACAAATATTTAAATATATTCATATTAAGAATTTTGAATTTAATCAAGCAAAAGAAATGTTGTTTTATGCATGTCCATTTATTCCTAATGCAGTAGCTTGGTATATTAATCAGATGTCTGATCAATGGATTATTACTTTATTTTTAGGTTTGACATCGAATGGGATTTATATTATTGCAACAAAAGTACCAGCTATTTTAAATTTAATATATCCAGCTTTCAACTTAGCATGGACAGAATCAGCAACACGTAGTGTAGAAGATAGTGATAGTGATGATTATTATGGAAGAATGTTTAAAGTAATATATTGTTTATTATCGGCAGGAACTGCAGGGTTGGTAGCTATTTCACCATTCTTATTTGCTTTCTTTAATCAAAATCCAGAATTGGATGCAGGATTTATATATACTCCAATTTTAGTGATTGGGGCATGTTTTTCATGTTTTGCACAATTCTTTTCTAGTATTTATGTTGCTTTAAAAGAAGGTAAAAATATGATGGTAACAACAGTTACTGCGGCTTTTTTAAATGTTGTTTTGAATTTGTTGTTTGTTAAGAAGTTTGGTATCATTGCTGCCGTATTTGCTACGGTTATTTCAAATGCTACTTTAGCAGGATATCGTTATTATGATATTAATAAACGTTATTGTGCTTTAAAAATACCAAGACGAATGATTTTGTTTACTGTCTTTGTTTTCTTATTAACTGTTGTTTTAAGTTTACAAGGGGTGTTATGGATTAATGTTGTAAATGTTTGTATTTCAGTTATCTTTGCTTATGTGGTGGCAGGAGATATTGTAAAAATAATGCTTATGTCTATAGTAAAGAAAATAAAAAGATAA